One genomic segment of Rivularia sp. PCC 7116 includes these proteins:
- a CDS encoding DNA/RNA non-specific endonuclease: MAGYNPDFLGNGINLPVPSFAPSLAGDVLRSSLLEDDIFANYINYSIITNRVRRSTIVTCVNIDQNLIKNVRRKRGWDIDTRIGADFQLDNDYYRNNPWDRGHLARRGSLAWGKTEREAKRASDDTFYYPNAALQHENFNQDEWLALENWVFDLKLDSNGKITVFTGPVYGDFPRTISPQGREPALIPSAFFKVVCFVNKDNNELDVRAFLMFQDEEALRDKQGNKLFNFQTYQVTITEIERLTGLEFDDEIYEKNPLLFNENPEKKEKLHIEQFPERIEVDAPAEMISKGELRDSVAIDNAAIFIAAAMVNPSGDERASEWVSIINLSSEAVNLEGWRLSDTKHEPLQLNSVLKEEQRILKPGEAVRIQPLSPVMLSNRGGVISLYDNQGKGRRIDRVRYTGRDVEREDAAVRFLRRG, from the coding sequence ATGGCAGGCTACAATCCCGATTTTTTAGGGAATGGGATTAATCTTCCCGTACCAAGCTTTGCTCCATCGTTAGCAGGGGATGTACTCCGCAGTTCTTTATTAGAAGATGATATTTTTGCTAACTATATTAATTACTCAATCATCACCAATCGAGTTCGACGTTCGACTATTGTCACTTGTGTAAATATTGACCAGAATTTGATTAAAAATGTCCGAAGGAAACGGGGTTGGGATATTGATACTCGTATCGGTGCCGATTTTCAACTTGATAACGACTACTATCGCAACAATCCTTGGGATAGAGGACATTTAGCGAGAAGAGGTAGTTTAGCTTGGGGAAAAACAGAAAGAGAAGCCAAACGAGCTTCCGACGATACTTTTTATTATCCCAATGCAGCCCTACAGCATGAGAATTTTAATCAAGATGAATGGCTAGCTTTAGAGAATTGGGTATTCGATCTCAAGTTAGATAGTAATGGTAAAATCACCGTTTTCACCGGGCCAGTTTACGGAGATTTTCCTCGCACTATTTCCCCACAAGGAAGAGAACCCGCTTTAATTCCTTCAGCTTTCTTTAAAGTGGTTTGCTTTGTAAATAAAGACAATAACGAACTTGATGTCCGTGCTTTTCTGATGTTCCAGGATGAAGAAGCATTACGAGATAAACAAGGTAATAAGTTGTTTAATTTTCAAACCTATCAGGTGACAATTACCGAAATTGAAAGATTAACGGGTTTGGAATTTGACGATGAGATTTACGAAAAAAATCCTTTGTTATTTAACGAAAATCCCGAAAAGAAAGAAAAACTTCATATCGAACAATTTCCCGAACGAATTGAAGTTGATGCACCTGCTGAAATGATTTCCAAAGGTGAATTAAGAGATTCAGTTGCTATTGATAACGCTGCTATTTTTATTGCTGCTGCAATGGTGAATCCGTCAGGTGATGAACGAGCATCGGAATGGGTTTCTATAATAAATCTTTCTTCGGAAGCAGTGAATTTAGAAGGTTGGAGATTATCGGATACTAAACATGAGCCATTACAACTAAATTCAGTTTTGAAGGAAGAACAAAGGATTTTGAAACCGGGGGAAGCGGTGAGGATACAGCCATTAAGCCCGGTAATGTTATCGAATCGTGGTGGGGTAATTAGTTTGTATGACAATCAAGGTAAAGGGAGACGGATTGATAGAGTTCGATATACCGGGAGAGATGTTGAGCGGGAAGATGCTGCGGTGAGGTTTTTGCGTCGGGGTTGA